One part of the Dyadobacter sp. 676 genome encodes these proteins:
- a CDS encoding glycoside hydrolase family 140 protein: MSPRRLLFPAILACSLTIARAQHYVVSENKHFLLKDGKPFCWLGDTAWELFHRLSRPDADYYLQKRAEQGFTVIQAVVLAEFDGLEVPNAYGEKPLIGNDPARPNERYFTHVDYIIDKAASYGLTIALLPTWGDKVFKNTWGKGPEIFNESNAGTYGKWLGNRYKSRPNLIWVLGGDRQPRKDSRDVEIWRAMADGIAEGVGGHDKALITYHPQPNREGSSEWFHSDEWFDFNMFQTGHCRDTPVYEYIQRAYNRMPAKPVIDGEPIYEDHPVCFNSKENGTSSAYDVRKSAYLDLLAGAFGHTYGCHDIWQMYAPDREAVNGPHVFWQQALDLPGALEMKYVRRLIESRPMIDRVPDQSVVAENALPAADRVQAARGKDYLFIYTASGKPFSVNPGKISGTSLDAFWYDPRTGKVRDAGKFDNKSVNRFIPPTSGYGHDWVLVVDDEAKRYPRP, from the coding sequence ATGAGTCCACGCAGGCTACTTTTTCCCGCAATTCTTGCATGTTCGCTCACGATTGCACGCGCCCAGCACTATGTGGTAAGCGAAAACAAACATTTCCTGCTTAAAGACGGCAAACCGTTTTGCTGGCTCGGCGACACCGCCTGGGAGCTTTTTCACCGCCTCAGCCGTCCCGATGCCGATTATTATCTCCAAAAAAGGGCCGAACAGGGCTTTACGGTAATCCAGGCGGTGGTCCTCGCCGAGTTCGACGGCTTGGAGGTACCGAATGCGTATGGCGAAAAACCGCTGATCGGCAACGATCCCGCCCGGCCGAACGAACGCTATTTCACACACGTAGACTATATTATCGACAAAGCGGCATCCTACGGGCTCACGATTGCGCTACTGCCCACATGGGGCGACAAGGTTTTTAAAAACACCTGGGGTAAAGGCCCGGAAATATTCAACGAAAGCAATGCCGGGACCTACGGTAAATGGCTCGGCAACCGCTATAAATCGAGGCCGAACCTGATATGGGTGCTGGGAGGCGATCGCCAGCCGCGGAAAGACAGCCGGGACGTCGAAATATGGCGGGCAATGGCGGACGGTATCGCCGAAGGGGTTGGCGGCCACGACAAGGCGCTGATAACCTATCACCCGCAGCCCAACAGAGAAGGTTCCAGCGAGTGGTTCCACAGCGACGAGTGGTTCGATTTCAATATGTTCCAGACCGGCCATTGCCGCGATACACCTGTTTACGAATACATTCAGCGGGCTTATAATCGTATGCCTGCCAAGCCGGTTATCGACGGGGAGCCCATTTACGAGGATCATCCGGTTTGTTTCAACTCAAAGGAAAACGGCACGTCCAGCGCATACGACGTCCGAAAGTCGGCCTATCTCGATCTTCTCGCCGGGGCATTCGGGCATACATACGGCTGTCATGACATCTGGCAAATGTATGCGCCGGACCGGGAAGCCGTGAATGGCCCGCACGTATTCTGGCAGCAAGCCCTCGACCTTCCGGGGGCCCTGGAAATGAAGTATGTCCGCAGGCTCATCGAATCCCGCCCTATGATAGACCGCGTTCCCGACCAGTCGGTGGTTGCCGAAAACGCGTTGCCCGCCGCCGACCGCGTGCAGGCCGCGCGCGGCAAGGATTACCTCTTCATTTATACGGCCTCGGGGAAACCGTTTTCGGTGAATCCCGGAAAAATTTCGGGCACCAGCCTCGATGCGTTCTGGTACGACCCCCGTACAGGGAAAGTCAGGGATGCGGGGAAGTTCGATAACAAATCGGTAAACCGGTTTATTCCGCCTACTTCGGGTTACGGGCACGACTGGGTGCTTGTCGTGGATGACGAGGCGAAACGTTACCCCAGGCCGTGA
- a CDS encoding FecR domain-containing protein, producing MKYYKDYDLEDFLQDESFRRWVTGEAEATEGLWEEIVRLYPDKRVIMRQARELILAWQEPVAIVTDQQLEDQVQRILHTTRTKRPTGQLRLRRWLSVAAVVTLIAGFGGAFFWKQYRGTDTPGGSAAYVPPTSGALKEVANTGKKPMKVALPDGSRVSLAPSARISYASRFVREKKREVYLSGEAFFEVTKDPQNPFFVYANGLVTRVLGTSFVVRATDTNVEVLVRSGRVSVLPLKDLENPGERNTELLLTPNQQAIFSVKDNLVSKSITHMPLELIKPDQDAGFVFENQPVSKVFSVLEKVYGIPIVYDAAVMEKCSLRVELSNEPFFTKLDIITQTLGATYRVSDGQVVISSEGCR from the coding sequence ATGAAATATTATAAAGATTACGATCTGGAAGACTTCCTGCAAGACGAGAGCTTCCGTCGCTGGGTAACCGGAGAGGCGGAGGCTACGGAGGGTCTTTGGGAAGAGATCGTTCGCCTCTATCCGGATAAAAGGGTGATTATGCGGCAAGCCCGGGAGCTCATTCTCGCGTGGCAGGAGCCTGTTGCAATCGTCACTGACCAACAGTTGGAAGATCAGGTACAACGCATTCTGCATACCACCCGCACGAAGCGGCCCACCGGGCAGCTAAGGTTGCGGAGGTGGTTGTCGGTAGCGGCGGTAGTAACCCTGATTGCCGGTTTTGGGGGCGCTTTTTTCTGGAAACAATACCGAGGAACCGACACGCCGGGTGGAAGCGCGGCATATGTGCCGCCGACATCCGGAGCGCTGAAAGAGGTTGCCAACACAGGGAAAAAGCCCATGAAAGTTGCATTGCCCGACGGCAGCAGGGTAAGCCTGGCGCCTTCGGCAAGGATCAGCTACGCAAGCCGGTTCGTACGTGAGAAAAAGCGCGAAGTATATCTTTCGGGAGAAGCGTTTTTTGAAGTGACCAAGGACCCGCAGAATCCTTTCTTTGTGTATGCCAACGGGCTCGTAACGCGCGTGCTGGGCACCAGTTTCGTTGTCAGGGCCACCGATACGAACGTAGAGGTGCTCGTGCGGAGCGGGAGGGTATCGGTACTGCCGTTGAAAGACCTGGAAAACCCCGGGGAACGCAATACCGAACTGCTGCTGACGCCCAACCAGCAGGCGATTTTTTCCGTGAAAGACAACCTGGTTTCCAAATCCATCACCCATATGCCGCTGGAACTGATCAAGCCGGACCAGGACGCGGGGTTTGTATTTGAGAACCAGCCCGTAAGCAAGGTTTTCTCGGTATTGGAGAAAGTTTACGGGATTCCGATTGTGTACGACGCCGCGGTGATGGAGAAATGCTCGCTCCGTGTCGAACTCAGCAACGAACCTTTTTTTACCAAACTCGATATCATCACGCAAACCCTGGGGGCCACCTACCGCGTCAGCGACGGACAGGTGGTGATTTCCAGCGAAGGTTGCAGATAA
- a CDS encoding sigma-70 family RNA polymerase sigma factor, protein MEQELELWKKFKNGDAAAFEEMIRGEFRALFEYGSRFIHDRDTLNDCIHDLFASLWDRRRFLADTDRIRPYLLKSLRNRLLKEIDRAHSLTPFESWHESGHVEEDTESRLISTETDERRRRQIGMVLHSLTPRQREIIHLKFFENLSHEQIAGVLDISRPAVANLLSQALRLFRDKWQTILSSFLIVLIF, encoded by the coding sequence ATGGAGCAGGAACTGGAACTTTGGAAAAAATTCAAGAATGGCGACGCGGCCGCTTTTGAAGAGATGATCCGGGGGGAGTTCCGTGCGTTGTTCGAATATGGCTCGCGTTTTATCCACGATCGCGACACGTTGAACGACTGCATTCACGACCTTTTCGCCTCGCTCTGGGACCGCCGGCGTTTTCTGGCCGATACCGACAGGATCAGGCCCTATTTGCTGAAAAGCCTCCGGAACCGCCTGCTGAAAGAGATCGATCGGGCGCATTCGCTGACACCCTTCGAGAGCTGGCACGAGAGCGGCCATGTCGAAGAGGATACCGAAAGCAGGCTGATCTCCACCGAAACCGACGAACGTCGCCGGCGGCAGATCGGCATGGTACTGCATTCGCTGACGCCCAGGCAGCGCGAAATTATCCATCTCAAATTTTTTGAAAATCTTTCTCACGAGCAGATCGCCGGGGTACTCGATATCTCGCGACCGGCCGTCGCCAATCTCCTTTCTCAGGCATTGCGGCTCTTCCGCGACAAATGGCAAACCATCCTGTCGTCCTTTTTAATTGTACTAATATTCTGA